One Citrus sinensis cultivar Valencia sweet orange chromosome 5, DVS_A1.0, whole genome shotgun sequence genomic window, GCGAGTAGAGAGGAAATTAAGTTGAGGGACTAATGGCCAACTTTAGCCCCGAAATCCTCTTTCTGTCATTCGTTGTCTCGACGGCAATCCTCTACATGATTAATAATCGGCGAAGGTCACTGCCAAATTCACCGTCACTGCCGTCACCACCAAACAAACTTCCGATAATAGGTCACCTTCATCTCTTCTACAAAGAGCGCAAGCCACATAAAAGTTTCGCTAAACTCGCAGAGAAGCTGGGTCCCATATTTTACATCCAGCTCGGCCGAGTCCCCGCCGTTGTAGTCTCCTCTAAAGAGCTGGCCAAACAAGTTCTCAAAACTCACGACCAGGTCTTCGCCAGCCGCCCAAGCATCCTCAGCGCCAAGCACGTCTCCGTCGGCCCCGCTGACGTCACCTTCTCCCCCAACGGCCCTTACTGGCGCCAAGCTCGCAAGATCTGCGTCACCGAGTTACTCAGCCCAAAACGAGTCAACTCTTTCAAAGTCGTCCTAGATGAGGAAGTGAACCGGTTTATGAGCCGCGTGAAAGCCCGCTGTGGGTTAGAAACAGACATGAGTGATCTTATTTTCGCCTTCTGTACTGATTTCTTTTGCCTTGCAGCATTTGGGGTGAGGTTCATGGAAGATGAAGACGAAGGGCAAAAGAGTAAATACTTGGCGAGTGTTTTCATAGAGGTTGAAGAGTTGCTGACAGGGTTTTATTATGGGGATTTTTTCTCGGAGTGGGTTTGGCCCGGCTGGCTCACTGGGTACACACCTAGGGTGATCAAGGGTTCTCGGAACTTGTTGAATGCTGTTGATGAGATTTTCGATAAGACTTCCAAGAGGAAGCAGCCGCTGGGTACCGGCGCATTCTTATTGCACGGTAATGAAGATTTTATTGATGTTTTGCGTAGAGTCCAAAAAAGCGACGATTTGGATGTGCCCCTCACTGACGACAATCTTATGGCTATTGTTTCGGTAATTACAGCTTttcttgattaatttaaattaatttcttacaaGAAATCAAACATGTAAACGTATGTCAATGTATGATGTGATACTACTGGTGCATTCGCGCAGGACATGTTCGTGGCGGGAGTCGACCCGTCGACAGCAACACTAGAATGGATAATGACAGATCTGGCTAGGCACCCAAGAGTGATGAAGAAGGCACAGGAAGAAGTTCGAAGCGTAGTTACTGCATCTGGGAGTGGGAAAGTTGAGGAAAACCACATCCATCAACTCAAATACATGAAAGCTGTGATTAAGGAGTCAATGAGATTACACCCAGTTAACTTATTGATTCCAAGAGAGTCCTCCGATAAATGCACGCTTGAAGGCTACGAGATACCGGCCAAAACTAGGATTTTTGTCAACAACCACGCAATTGGAAGAGATCCCAAGTTGTTTACAAACCCCCACGACTTCATTCCTGAGAGGTTTCAACAGGAGGAAgatattaaagattttaaggATAAAGATTTCAGGTTTATGCCATTTGGGGGAGGAAGACGAGGTTGCCCAGGCTATGGTTTGGGTTCGATTACTGTGCAGTGGGCTGTGGCTAGACTTCTATATCATTTTGACTGGGCATTGCCTCGTGGAGTCGGCCCCGGCGACGTGGATCTTCAGGAGGTTTTTGGCCTTGCTGCCAGGAAGAGGGTTCCTCTTGTGCTTGTCCCAACAGTTAACAAGGGTTATGATTTCAAGTCCTAATAATTATGCTTAAATCACGTATTTCTTCTCCTCTAATAAATGTTCAGAATCTTAAATAAAAGAGTTCTGCTATTTGAACGAAATGAAGTCAAAGGGACGacagaaaaaaattgtcatgTGGGATTAATGGAAAGGGTTAATTTTGTCCTGCCCCCAactgtttcaacatttttcgcCACACACCCATATGTTTCGAAAATACTCACTCCACAcccaattccgttaatttgaccgttaTGTTTAACGGagctatttgaaatttaagtaaatgtccaaaataccccttatcttgaattagagaaaaataaaatgagataaaatattaatttaataattaatgtttacattaaaaaaatttatttaaaggtaattaataataatttcatcaattaaattatcaaataaatttaatttatcatcatcaaataatatttaggatatGAATTTCCAAATTTGCCCTTTGACCGTTAGAATAaacggtcaaattaacggaattgggTGTGGAGTGAGTATTTTCGAAACATATGGGTGTGTGGTGAAATATGTTGAAACAGTTGGGTGCAGGACAAAATTATCCCTaatggaaacaaaaaatgGGCACGTGAATGAAGCAGTTTTGTCCCTTTGTCTGTtactttttgaatttaaagaataaaataatttaaaaaaaaaagaaaagtaacgaaaataaatgaaagggAAATTACTTTTTAGTTATATAGTTTCTCTCTATTTCTCTCTATTTCTCTCATTTGAGTACGTGAATTTTTTCCATTTGAGTACGAGAGTTCTTTGTGTTCAGGAAGGTAAAATTTAAACGAGTTTTAGTCTCAGCATCTCACAAATTTTGTCTCAGCATCTCACAAATTTTGTCTGTGCATCTCAATTATTAGAAGGAATAAATTAGATATAGGTCTACAAATAGAGGTGAGAGATGTTTAAATAGttagaatatttaatttaaattgtaaaaattcgtagatttttattttttatatatttaaattgttatgaattgttatgatttttttaatttaaatggttGGAAATAATGGAatagattataataattttttaatgtgttttatatatgttaggattttttaaatttaaatggttggaaataatgaaataaattataataatatttgaatgtgttttatatatgttaggatttttcttaatttaaatgactggaaataatacaataaattataacaatttctaaatgtgttttatatatgttaggattttttaaaatttaaattgctgaaaataatgaaataaattataacaatttctgaatgtgttttatatacttaagttgttaggattttataatttaaattgctggagataatggaataaattataacaatttccggatgtgttttatatatttaagttgttaggattttataatttaaattgttggagataatggaataaattataaaaatttgtggatgtgttttatttatttaaattgttaggaATTTTCGTTACTGGACAAAATGTTATATAAGTTTCTTAAtacaaatgttaattattttgtagaaatGGAGTATTTGGAAAATGAGCATGCATTTGAAGAATTGCAAGAAACAAGAGCTAACGatgtaaatgaaattgtgGAACCGAACAAATGTGAGCCAGCTCTTGGAATGTTATTTGATAATCATGAAGAAATGTTTGCATTTTACAAAGCTTATGGTAAACAAGAAAGGTTTCCTGTGAAGGTTCGAAGTACTAAGAAGGGGACCGATGGAATTGTAAAATATGCGACATTTGCATGTGGGCGTAGCGGCAAGTCAGAAAGTAAATCTGCTAATGCATTGAAGCCGAAACCGAATGTGAAAAATGGTTGTGATGCAAAAATTGAAGGTTGTTTAAATGAAGATGGAAAATGGGTTCTTCGAACTTTAAATCTTCAACACAACCATGGATTGAGTCCAGATAAAGCTAGGTATTTCCCATGCAATCGCAGAATTAGTACAAGCGCTAAAAAGCgaattgaaatgaatgattGTGCAGGAATTAGAATAgaccaaaatttcaattctatTGTTGTTGGAGCTAGTGGATATGAAAATGTGCCATTcttggaaaaagattgtagaaATTTTGTTGACAAAACAAGGCGATTACAACTTGAGGAAGGAGATGCTATGGCACTTTTAAAGTACTTCCAGAAAAAACAAGCAGAatgtaatgaatttttttttaccattgaTTTGGATGAAGAGGATCGATTAAAGAATGTGTTTTCGGCAGATTCGTGGAGTAGGGCAGcttacaaatattttggagATGTCATCACATTTGACACTACATATCTGACCAACAAGTATGACATGCCATTTGCGCCCTTTGTTGGAGTTAATCACCATGGACAGTCTATTTTGTTGGGATGCGGATTGATTTCACGCGAGGATACGGAGACATTTACGTGGTTATTTGAGGCGTGGCTATCATGCATGTCTGATTCTCCTCCCCTTGGTATTATTACAGATCAAGACAGGGCAATGCAAAAGAcaattgaaaatgtttttccTACTACTAGGCACCGATGGTGTTTATGGCACATAATGAAGAAGGTGCCTGAGAAGTTAGAGGCTTTCAAAGAACGTGAATGTATTATATCTTCCCT contains:
- the LOC102628398 gene encoding tryptamine 5-hydroxylase-like, giving the protein MANFSPEILFLSFVVSTAILYMINNRRRSLPNSPSLPSPPNKLPIIGHLHLFYKERKPHKSFAKLAEKLGPIFYIQLGRVPAVVVSSKELAKQVLKTHDQVFASRPSILSAKHVSVGPADVTFSPNGPYWRQARKICVTELLSPKRVNSFKVVLDEEVNRFMSRVKARCGLETDMSDLIFAFCTDFFCLAAFGVRFMEDEDEGQKSKYLASVFIEVEELLTGFYYGDFFSEWVWPGWLTGYTPRVIKGSRNLLNAVDEIFDKTSKRKQPLGTGAFLLHGNEDFIDVLRRVQKSDDLDVPLTDDNLMAIVSDMFVAGVDPSTATLEWIMTDLARHPRVMKKAQEEVRSVVTASGSGKVEENHIHQLKYMKAVIKESMRLHPVNLLIPRESSDKCTLEGYEIPAKTRIFVNNHAIGRDPKLFTNPHDFIPERFQQEEDIKDFKDKDFRFMPFGGGRRGCPGYGLGSITVQWAVARLLYHFDWALPRGVGPGDVDLQEVFGLAARKRVPLVLVPTVNKGYDFKS